A single Botrytis cinerea B05.10 chromosome 1, complete sequence DNA region contains:
- the Bcwhi2 gene encoding Bcwhi2, whose protein sequence is MAAAGGAASIITQVQQGAAPINTLGDVGADENITMDLRGTRFTLSRDELLTLPEFVLLSLFPNGLLPDGHLSTYHEGDAFQVDYDPASLQYMLEFFRNVAQTIPSGSNSPGPDADAVPIEPMAGSAREMLQDRAGIIVLREDLDFYAIPPRPDIEQPEMIEVKRAAGKALLKQDGIFSGLRRSEETGTTEQHLIEMLTAGGFNHDDHWGHRAGEPNKAVICSLALARLRTDIRGNEMGSNAVGMAQKLLLFWRKPARRCWWEGVELENVEGVEGKLKVWIRRVWTLEMSVIGLR, encoded by the exons ATGGCGGCCGCCGGAGGAGCTGCGAGTATTATTACTCAAGTGCAGCAAGGTGCAGCACCTATAAATACTCTCGGAG ATGTTGGCGCAGATGAGAACATCACCATGGACCTTCG GGGCACTCGGTTTACATTGTCTCGAGATGAACTTTTGACACTCCCAGAATTCgtccttctttctctctttcccaATGGTTTACTACCGGATGGCCATTTAAGTACCTACCACGAAGGGGATGCCTTCCAGGTTGAT TACGATCCTGCATCCTTACAATACATGCTTGAATTCTTTCGCAACGTGGCGCAAACCATTCCATCGGGTTCAAACTCACCAGGACCGGACGCAGACGCTGTACCAATTGAGCCAATGGCAGGATCCGCTAGGGAGATGTTACAAGATAGAGCCGGCATAATTGTTTTGAGGGAAGACTTGGACTTCTATGCAATTCCTCCTAGACCTGATATCGAACAACCGGAGATGATAGAGGTGAAGAGAGCGGCTGGGAAGGCACTGTTGAAACAAGATGGTATATTTTCTGGATTgagaagaagtgaagaaaCAGGTACAACGGAACAGCACttgattgagatgttgaCTGCCGg AGGTTTCAACCATGACGATCATTGGGGTCATCGAGCAGGAGAACCAAACAAGGCTGTCATATGCAGTCTCGCATTAGCTCGTCTCCGAACTGATATCCGTGGCAACGAGATGGGTAGTAACGCCGTAGGTATGGCACAAAAGCTTCTGCTTTTCTGGAGAAAACCTGCAAGAAGATGTTGGTGGGAAGGTGTCGAACTGGAAAATGTAGAAGGTGTGGAGGGAAAATTAAAGGTGTGGATTCGAAGAGTGTGGACGTTGGAGATGAGTGTTATCGGCTTACGTTGA